ttaagatttaataaatatttgtttgaagCAGTAGAAGAAGTCAATAGCAATAAACAAATCAACACTATTAATATAAACTACAATGAAATTGAAGTTAATTCTTATATAAGACAATCAAATCATTTTACTACAGAATGGACAGCAGAAAATCccgagttttattggtttaccaaatttattttaaaatatagtgaAATCACTGGCAATCAAAAcgtatttttttcatacaaCAAATTTCCTTTTCAATGGAATGATAGTAGTTTATGTGGAGCATTTGCCGCTTATTTTGTAGCTCTAGTCTTTCGCAGTGAAAATGTATTATATACTgatcaaatttatttaccttCATTGTGCAGACtgttaaaccattatttttatgaagTGACGACTCTTCATGCCTCTGCACTAATTCAACTAAATCTCtattcattttttcaatttattaaaaaagaactcCTTCCAAACCTTGATAACACTGCAAAACAACTGTTTGAAAAAGACATGCAATTGCATTTATATATGAGAAAACAGGAAAATCTGGAACGTGATCTATTGTctatgaaaacaaaacaaattccGTTGAattatgatatttatgaaaaacaaatattgGCTCAAAATgctattaaaagatttttaaaagattctggATTCTTAAGAACAAGTTATGAAGCTACGTGGGACAAATTATTTGTATTGGATATTCAGGCTATTCCATCTGTGATGAACgaggaaaatatttattacatgatCCAAACTGAAATGGATAGGATTTATGCAAACAATTACACACGATTAAAGACAGCCAATCAATTTTTAGATGTTCCTATTGATGAGCGCATgactaaaaaagaaataaaaaggcAGATAGCTctgaatttaatataaacaaacatgaAGAGAACAGCACACACACTGCTTGAAGACATTGTAGAAGAAAAATGTGTTACGTGTAACGGATATGGCGAGCTTTACACgttataaataaagaagtatGGCTTTTTAACAGCATCACCAAATTTGCTTAACTtgcaaaggaaaaaaaacaattcttataaaactttataaaaagaaaaaaggagaAGAAAAACaagacaatattttatttgtatatatttattctttagatgatataatataatatttttacaacttttttttaatatacttcaAACACTTTATCCGGAGGCATTTAAGGCTTGGCGGGTTTTGTAACAACAGGAACAGGaggagtttttgtttttttgcctTTCCACACTTTTTTTATACCGTATAACAGCGAACCCACTTGCAATGCGTTGGTTGCATTTTTAGGGGTTATAAAATCAGCTAATCCTCTTCCTCGTCGAGCTCTTCCTCGCTTACGTATCTTAGATCTATAATGTCTTTTCTGCCTTATTCGTCAATAAACCATCCTGCAAGAGATTTTAGAgctaacaacaaaatatttttttcagtaatttcaaAAGAATGTTCTTCTCCATCTTCATATATAAACACAATATTGAGTTTATCATTGAAACGAGttactttaataatttgtcCCTGTTTCAAACAATGTGACAAGGAAAAATCTCCCTTTGCTTTACTACTAGCGTTAAATagtgaaatataaaaatcttctaGTTGTGGAAATGGATAACAATCCTCTACATAAGTttcaaaagtcattttaaataaCGTCTACTTCTTCGAGTAGCCAAATGTTAAATGACTCTTTAATAAcatcaacaaagttttcataTACCATTTCAAATTCGTGTTTGTTTTCGTCATAAATAAAACCAATATCGGCTTTATTATTAACAcaagttactttaatttgtttacttCCATCCaaacgaaaaaataatttaaaattaccatGGACTTACTTTAAACTATCATCACTTGTAAAGGTAGAAGtttctaaattaataattgatttataaaattcgtttaaacaagttttaaactccatttttttcaataaatttttttcaaatgaatttttttatttcaaaaaaaccaaatttatagtattttttttaaaaaaaacaatagaaaaaacaccattaaatttttttttttatcaatttatttttggtattttattaccaacataaaatatttctttatttacatgCGATaatgtgtataaattatttaaaatatcacaatCCATTATTAAACCACCGAAAAACGTAGAAGATTTTGTGTGTCCAGTATCTTTGTTGCCACTTACAATTTCGACAATACCATTTTTGTATTCGTAGGTCAAAATGTATTCACCAAATTCACTCGTATTGGTTCTTAAATTTTTGAGCTCATCGTTCTTGTGTTTTTTCATGTCTTCTAACAACCACAAATATTccttataattttcttgaacaTGTTGTCGAAATTTTACAAGaaagcatttttgaaaatattttttaatgtgtgTCTTTCTTTTTACATGTTTGCACACTCGTGTTGAAttcatttttgcaaataaacgTTTTACAGAGTTGAGCTTTTTTATACTCGATTTTTAATCcgattaaaatatagttttaaacaCACCGCCAAGTACGTGTATATTTCCTAATAGACTACCAAGGATACCTTTACCACGCTTTCTAAGTATACGTTTTCGCCCTTTACCAATTAAAGAATGATGAGATCTAGGATGAGGTCTCGATTTTCGATgaacaaaaatatatcttttagcAGTCCTGTGACCTCTATGCCTtctatgtttcatttttttaataaatatttctttgtttatCGCGAACCacttttgttaaaacaaaacaatatatcGGTTTTCCTACTCGATCCATTTCAcgattttgtttattatttatatacttgctTTTTGTTTTTCGATAACACATCAGTGCTTTTCTACAATATTGacgctttatttttttcaaatttttcttagcTCTTCTACGTCTTAGAGCTCTTAGTTCTGTATTATTAAGATCAGTTAACTCGTTTTCATCAAATGAGGTCctgtcaaaaaattcaaaaaaagcatCCCTATGAAAAGGCCATTTTCCATCTACTGTATATTTGGGTAATTTAGATGAATATTTGGgtcttaaattacttttatatgtAGGTCTTGAAAACGAATTCCGTCTTACAATCATACGGGAAAAATCAATGTCATCtgtactcatttttttttttttgaacttgacttttttaacttttttgactttaattttttttgactttaacttttttgacttgacttttttgactttaacttttttttatatctttttttttacaagataaaaaaacatggtGTCACCCTGACACAACCTTACTTATTCCATCTTTACTTTATGTTAGTAGGCCTACTtacttatgtttttcttatagtatttattttttatacggCCGTATTTTttcttacttacttacttaacCTTACTTAGTCTTTACTTAACTTACTTAGTCCTGCCTGATTTCCTTAACCTGCTTACTCACACACTCGTGCGCTCACTCGTTCTCACTCGTTAGCCCCCTGATCAGCGAGCGTTAGCCCCCTGTGTTTACATAGAACTTTCTAAACTTTCTACTACCTTCAACGAGAATCGAACCCTCAACGGTCTAATGGCATGGCGTTTGAAACATAGaatttaagaagaaaagaaaacagcGCCAAGAAAGTGACGAGAAACTACAAAACTGTTTCAAAAAGTGGTTGGTAACAAACTCAGTGGagaaacaaattatttcagAGGATATTTGTATTGAAATTAATGACAATTCAACAGATCCTATAATTGACTTTAATTGAGTTCAGATCATCATTTGGAATTAATTGAAGAGGAGATTTTCATCAgccaaaaaaagaagaaaattttcAACATAGGGATCCAGCAACATGGCCTAAAATAACGGACAAAACAAGATGCTTTTTGATTGAGCAATGGCCAGAGCAAGACAGAAGAGAATTTTTCCCAAACACGCTGTGTGATTTTGACAACAGAATGCGACAATTCAGCTCAAAATGGTATGAAAAAATTCATCCCAATCGTAAAAAGTTTGTTCGCACTTGGCTGCAGTACAGcaataaaaaagattctttattttgtttttgctgtttgttatttttaacaacaaaaaccaACAATTTCTCAGAAATTTCTGAAGGGTTTTGTGACTGGAAAAAACTAAACCCAAGAATTCCTGAACATGAAAACAACAATGAACACCAAAGATGCTATTCTGATCGGAAAACTCTTGAAAAAAACCTCAAGGAAGGAAAGACCCTGAATTCTGATCTGTTGAGAGTTATTAGTGGGGAGATGAAAAAGCGGAGAGATATCTTAAAAGTGATTGTTGATGCAATTTTGTTCTGTGCCAAGAACAATCTTGCCCTTCGGGGAACAACAGAAGACATCGGTCAACAAAAGTGGCATTTTTCTGAGCTTAATTGAGTTGATTAGCCATTATTATCCTTTAGTGGCTGAACACATTGCGTccgttaaagcaaaaaaaaccaCAACATCCTACTTTTCTCCTTGAATTCAAAATGAGCTGATTGAGTTACTTGGGCAGAAAGTCAGGAAAGAAATTTTGTCAAACATCAAAGAAGCTAAATACTAATCTGTTCTGTTTGACTGCACTCCAGATACCTCCCATAAAGAGCAGATGACTCAGATCATCAGGTATGTCTGCATCAGTGATGAAACCTGCACAATTAAGGAAAGCTTTGTAGACTTCATTGAATCTCACTAAAAAACCGGAAAAGGTCTTGCAACAGAGATGAGTGAAAAATTGGAGAAGGATGGTCTAAGCATTTCCGTTTGCCGGGGCCAAGGCTATAACAATGGAGCCAATATGTCTGGAAAATACAATGGCGTCAAAGCTCACATCCATTCTCTTAATGAGTCAGCAAGATTTGTTCCATGCGCAGCTCACACTTTAAATCTTGTTGGTGTTCATGCTGCTGAGGTTGCCCCACTCATGATTACGTTTTTTGGAAAGGTTCAAGCcatctttaacttttttcaagcTTCACGTCAAGATGGGAAAAACTGATGAAAACGTTGACCATCTCATTAAAGGGAAATAGTGACACAAGATGGTCTACCAAAAAAGAAGCAATTACACCATTGCACAGACAAATCAAAGATGTTCTTCAAGTTTTGGAATCCATTATCCACAATCCCATGACAAATGCTGTCACAGTTAGCAGTGCAAAAGAACTTCTGATTCAAATTGATTTCAGTTTTCTGTGTTTGTTGGATTTCTGGTGTCAAATTCTTTCTCTAATTGACCGGGAAAACAAACTGCTTCAGTCAAAAACCATTTCAATTGACATTGcctcaaaaaaaatgaaatgattgAAGGCTTCCATTTAGAATTTTCAAGATGTTGGGGTGGACAACATTATCAAAGATGCCACAGAAAAAGCTAACCAGAGCGGAATTGATGGTGGCTTTCTAATCAAGAGGAAGCGCAAAGTGAAGCGGATGGCACTTTATGAAGCTGAAGATGACTCTCACCTTCTCACAGCAGAAACAGAATTCGGATCTCAGTGCAACCTTGTGTTTGACAGCATTGTTACACAAATTGAGTGGCGGTTTGAAGCTGTATCCTGCTGTATCCTCTGATTTTGACTTCCTCAGTGGGCATTCACTCTCTAAAAGTTCAGTGGATGAACTCAAGAAAAAAGCTGCAAATTTATCTCAAATTTACAAGGCAAAAATTTTTCCGATTTCCAGTCAGAAATAGCAAGCTTTAAATATCAAGCTGCCGCAATGatagacaattttaaaaaatctagccCGATCGACATTTTGCAGCTCACTCATAAATATTCTTTGACCAATGCTTATCCCAACACAACAATTGCTATTCGCATCTTCCTCACCATACCAGTCACAGTTGCTACGTGTGAGAGAAGTTTTAGCATACTTAAGCTCATAAAACGCTATATGAGGTCAACAATGGGCCAAGAACGTTTGTCTAGTTTGACTATAACTTCAATTGAAAATGAAGTGGCAAACAACATTGATTTTGATGATGTCATTAGTGAATTTGCCTCAAGAAAAGCCAGAAAAGTGGCATTGAACTTAAGTTTGTGCAACCTTAATGAcaaattttacttataacttGATGTGATAAATTTTGTGatcaataaatcatttttttcgtttaattttcttcttttcttttttttaaggagGGGGAGGGAGAAGGGAGGGGAAGAGGGGGcgcaattttcttttcttgccCGAAGCGCAAAATTGGCTCGGTACGGCCCtgaaattttatacataaaaggCATGGCTTACTATATAACAGGCCTTGCCAACGCGCGGCTAGCGTAAAAAACTGGAGGCAAGatagttttatatttgaaaaactaacaagcagttttacaaaataaatacgggggtggtttttttttgtaacaataataattataaaacattaataaataattattataaaattaacaaaataattttcatttaaaattttttttaataaaattaatttaagttgaatatatatatatacataagtttaatatttttataaaatttacaataaccAAACACCCGTAATCATTTTAACTAacttccaaattaaaaaaaaaaagttagttgagAGGTGAAGGATTAAGCAAAggatttaatttagtatttaaaaaatggttcgTCGATGTTGTGTAACAAATTGCAATGGCAATTATAATCCTCAGAATAGAGTTAAAACATTTAGACTTCCAAGAAACATTGAATAACGAAAACGTTGGATTGTTATAATACCAAGAGATAATGTTCCTGATACTAATAACACCGTAGTATGTGAAAGACATTGgccaaaaaattattcaactgTTACTGATTATGGAAAGCTGAGACCTCGTGATGCTCCGTCAGTATTTGATTGTATAAAGCCAAGTTTAGTTCCTACTGTACCCATGCCACTTagaaaaacatcaaaaagtCTTAATAGTGTTCGCTGGCAAAAAGAGGACGAGTTAGCAATATTTAATTCAcaagaaaaaatagaaagtattaatgttttatatgaaaagttaaaaactaatgaatttaattttgctattattaattatttatgcaatgatatattatatattcagtCTTCAGACTTTTTAAAGGAAAGTGCTATTGCTAGATTTCTTCTTTGCATATATAAAGATCTCACTTTTGAAGCATTTCATTGTGGAGTTAAAATAAGTGTTATGACTTTATCATCTAACCGAGTTTATATTATGAACAAATTTTCTCATATCCAAGAAgcattaagatttttaaattgttgtgaAATAACACCCAAAAAAGAAGTTGTATATCAACAAATTTTGTCAATGAATAAAACATGTATTGGGGGAAAAAAGTATCCAATTGAAACAATTGTGAGAGCATTTGAGTATTTTTCTCTTTCACGATCAGCCTACAATCGCATCAGAGAAGATTTTGAACTTCCAAGTTTACGTACTTTAGGAAGAATTACATCTAAATGTAAATCTTTAGATGATACCACTTATATCAGACATATTTTCTCTAATCTTAGAGATGATAGACAAAAAACATGCATTTTACTTCTTGATGAAGTTTATGTTAAACCAATGTTGCAGTATCATGGTGGCATAGTATTTGGTAAATCAGTTAACAAACCTCATCTCTTAGCAAACACAGTACTGAGCTTTTTGGTTGTAACATTGTTTAATGGACcaaaatttctttacaaaatgTTACCAGTCAGAGAACTTGATGCTGAGTTTCTTTTTGAACAGACAACCCTGATTCttgatgcaattaaaaataatgggGGCAATGTTGTTGCTATTGTCTGTGATGGTAACAGAGTCAATCAgaagttttataacttttttgaaaaaaaagaagcatgGTGTactaaagataatatttttcttttatttgattatgttcatttattaaaaagtatacgTAATAACTGGATCACAGAAAAAACTCAAGAACTTGAATTTTATATTGATGGAGAAAAAAAATAGCACGTGGggttgatattattaatttgtataaGCTTGAAACGAAAAACATTGTCAAAATGTCTAAATTAACAGAAGTTTCTGTTTATCCAAATCCTATTGAAAGACAAAAAGTTATCACTTGTCTGCAATTGTTTTGCGATGAAACATTGTCAGCATTAAAAAGTCATCCAGACCTGAGTGAAAATGAAGGGACgattattttcatctttaaagTCGTTGAATTTTGGAAAATTTGTTCACAGTCCATATGCAGACATTTGTTTGAAAGATTCTAATCGAGCTGCTATTGCTTCTGCTAATGATGACAATTTAAGCAAACTTTCTGCAATGGGTGATTTTGcaatgcaaatgaaaaaaatggaaaaaggaAAAAGAGTCAAATTACTAACAAGAGAAACTGCTAATTGTTTAGCTCAGACCTGTTATGGTTTGGTTCAGTTGTCAAAATATCTTTTAGATACAACTCATCAGTATGTATTATTAGGCAACTTTACAACAGATCCATTAGAAAAGCTCTTTGGAAAATTAAGACAAGGCTCAGGAGGAACTTATTTTATTTCCGTTCAACAAGTTCTTGAAAAAGTAACTATATATCATACTAAGTTGCTATTAAAGTTTGAGAAAAGTTCAGATGTGTTAGCCAATCTTGGTTCAGATCACTCTTGTccaaaatgtaaatttttaccAACCGAGGGTATTTGCAACGTTATTGACAATTTACCTGCTCTGTGTGATTCATTGACTGTTGATATTAAAATGTCATTAGTTTATATTGCTGGGTACATTATTCGTGAAGATGAAAATCCAGATGACaccttttatttttatgaagccTATGGAAATTTTGTAAAGGACATAAATCGAGGAGGTTTAACAATTCCTGGTGACAAAGTCTGTCAATGGGCAACTTACtgttacattcttttttatgaaGTATATAATGACACTTGTCGGTCATCACTGTGTAACCTCCTTATGATGCtatcagaatttttttcattaggtATGCAAAGACATCATGGATTAACAatgacaaatattttatttaataattattgtcGACTCTATTCACCTCGTTCCCACAAGGAGCCAAAGCAGAAGTTGATAAAACTCAACgcaaagtaaaatttttgcaacgtttttaacaaaaactgtaAAAGAGTGTTTagtaaaatatctaaaaagcttgtatttactttttattctcTAAAgattttatctcttttttctcaaaaatttatttttaatacttaaaaaacccattaataaattttgtggtaAATGCTAATATGAAATTATAGcaaaatataaatctatatatactaaattgtttaaacataattagttttagatacatttaagttaattaaaaatttttataaatgttattcgTTAGTTATATTACAATGTtagttataaacaaaatttaaaaaaaaaaagactaataaattcatcttttcactttttataagttaattttagtagatatatcatacaaatattatattcatgAGAAAATCACCTAACTGAAAATGTAAACTACTgcaaagtaatatttttaatcttgccTCCAGTTTTTTACGCAAGCCGCGCGTTGGCAAGGCCTGTTATATAGTAAGCCATGATAAAAAGcgtattttttgttaacaaaatcaAATGGCAAAAACTCGTTTTACGAAAAGAAGTACTAAAATGTCCGAAATTGTGTCAGAAAATAATAGTATCATCTCGCAAGAAGTAAAATTTACTGAACAAGAACTAGTATTTAGTGACAATGACATTACTATAGAAGTCATCCTTATAGAGgatgataatatttttgaaatttttgatgaaGAAGATGGTGTCGACTTTAAAATCAAAGATAAACCGCAagaaaaaccacaaaaaaataatattcctAAACACAAagtaagttgttgtttttttttcaattttttttataaataaaataaattttttttaagactttttttattttttttagaaaaaaaataataaaaatcgcAAGCGATACAAcgcgaaaagaaaaaaaaaatttgaacaggaaaaattattatatatatctaaaaaattataaatattttgttttattttttcgtcttatatttgcttcttttaatTGATGTTTAATATCGACATATGATTCAGCGGTATGAACCCagctttttattcttttaccAACTCTTCCAAGTTTACGGtttgttttattatctttatatctGTTATTTGTTCTTCGTAAACAAGATAATATTCTTTTACAATTGCTCGGTAAATACTGACTTTCAGTCTGTGTCGATGTTGAACTCTGTTTTGTACTCGTTTGTGTTTGAACTGCTTTTTTTGTTCTAGGAACTGTTGTTTTTGTACGTGTCATATTGACTGTGTTTAATGATCTAGGAGTTTACCTTATTTTaggcattttataaaaaatgatattttttatttatatatatttttgtttattacaaaaaacaacatggtttttttatataaaacacctaatattttttgagtaaaaattaaatacgtaataataaataaaacaaagcacGAAGTTTTTCATGATGGTTTCTTCAGAAaccattatattataaaagatgacaaaaaaaattccttttcaTCATGTGCAACCTTATTCGCCTATATTAggtaattttgttatattattttaaataaaaaaataaaaaatattttttataaaacctttttttttcttatagatAAAAACATGGAAAGATTAGAAGTCTTTCTGCAAAGCATTCAAGAAAGAAACGAAATAACAATGAACAGAGAAGTGGGACCTTCCCACTGGGACAGCTCCCCTCGTAagtttaactttacttttttttataaaaaagtataaattattttttttaatattctctCTCGCTTTTTTAGAGAGTCCGGATCCTGTTCCAGAAAAcgaataattatattttttgtagaaatttttatgtatatattttttaatagaaaaatttttttttatagtcttttttttttgtttattttgtttatattcttcttttttttttgtttatttaaattttatgctatcttttttaatacaatagaaaaaaatgattaaacaaattataaatcatACCTCAAAACAACTGAATCATGCTTGGAAAGAATTAGCTATTAATCTCAAGTTTAGAAgaaacgaaattaaaaaaattgatgttagttatctaaaaaactatgataaaataaaaaattttttaactctttacaTTTTACagcacacaaacaaaaaaaaagcaataagtcatttatactttgttttatcgAAATGGCAAAAAGAAGATGTTAATaatgaacttttattaaaattacatgtttgtaaattatttatattaaattatttacgataaatattatatttttttagcaaaaataaaaatgaatttttcacTATTTAAACTGAAAATAGCTGAACGTTTACAATGGCAATGGCAATGTTTGGCTCAATATCTTggatataaaaaaagagaaattgaATGTATACAACAAGACTATCAAGACACAAACGAAAGAATGCATagaatattaactttttatatcaaaaacacGGAACAGAAATTGAAGCAGCACGTATTTTATACCATACATTATGGTGTTGGTCATTAGACCTTTCatcagttaaagaaaaaaatcaagaacttttaaataacataattgaAAGCATGACCCTattacaaaactttatattacaataatttttttttgtaactttttttttatttttttagcaaacttatatattaaaaaaaaatgattcaatatATCAAAAAGTGTGGATTGTaagaataacaatttttttttgattcttttttttatgttttttatacattttttatttttttcttttagttatgGTGAATATAT
This genomic interval from Hydra vulgaris chromosome 01, alternate assembly HydraT2T_AEP contains the following:
- the LOC136075356 gene encoding uncharacterized protein LOC136075356, producing MPLRKTSKSLNSVRWQKEDELAIFNSQEKIESINVLYEKLKTNEFNFAIINYLCNDILYIQSSDFLKESAIARFLLCIYKDLTFEAFHCGVKISVMTLSSNRVYIMNKFSHIQEALRFLNCCEITPKKEVVYQQILSMNKTCIGGKKYPIETIVRAFEYFSLSRSAYNRIREDFELPSLRTLGRITSKCKSLDDTTYIRHIFSNLRDDRQKTCILLLDEVYVKPMLQYHGGIVFGKSVNKPHLLANTVLSFLVVTLFNGPKFLYKMLPVRELDAEFLFEQTTLILDAIKNNGGNVVAIVCDGNRVNQKFYNFFEKKEAWCTKDNIFLLFDYVHLLKSIRNNWITEKTQELEFYIDGEKK